In Modestobacter versicolor, a single genomic region encodes these proteins:
- a CDS encoding PaaX family transcriptional regulator — MTDRVTEVRVKPQELLLSLGGALVLDQHEESLPTRVFLDVLRSLGVSDDATRSVLTRLTERGLLTRQQDGRVVSYGLTDTSRKVLREGRDRVEAAEPFHQTSPDWTLLSFSLPETQRDVRSRLRSRLSWAGFGCLRDGLWVAPGRVDLDRIVAVGAEVEGLQIDGFVASPTPGTDVARFVRRAWDLPALRREHEAFLHRWERPLPRDGDPIALFTLLGAHWVRLLRLDPVLPEQYLGEDWPARRSASAHRAAFAALQPRARAEFTDLVRDARARR; from the coding sequence ATGACCGACCGCGTCACCGAGGTGCGCGTCAAGCCGCAGGAGCTCCTGCTGTCGCTGGGCGGCGCGCTGGTCCTGGACCAGCACGAGGAGTCCCTCCCCACCAGGGTGTTCCTCGACGTCCTCCGGTCGCTGGGCGTCAGCGACGATGCCACCAGGTCGGTGCTCACCCGGCTCACCGAGCGCGGTCTGCTGACCCGCCAGCAGGACGGGCGGGTGGTCAGCTACGGCCTGACCGACACGTCGCGGAAGGTGCTGCGGGAAGGGCGGGACCGGGTCGAGGCCGCCGAGCCCTTCCACCAGACCAGCCCGGACTGGACGCTGCTGAGCTTCTCCCTCCCCGAGACGCAGCGGGACGTCCGGTCCCGGCTGCGGTCCCGGCTCTCCTGGGCGGGGTTCGGCTGCCTGCGCGACGGGCTGTGGGTGGCGCCGGGCCGCGTCGACCTGGACCGGATCGTCGCCGTGGGTGCGGAGGTCGAGGGCCTGCAGATCGACGGGTTCGTCGCCTCGCCCACCCCCGGCACGGACGTCGCCCGGTTCGTCCGGCGGGCCTGGGACCTCCCCGCCCTGCGCCGCGAGCACGAGGCCTTCCTGCACCGGTGGGAGCGGCCGCTGCCCCGCGACGGGGACCCGATCGCCCTGTTCACCCTCCTCGGCGCCCACTGGGTCCGGCTGCTCCGGCTCGACCCGGTGCTGCCCGAGCAGTACCTCGGGGAGGACTGGCCCGCCCGCCGCTCGGCGAGCGCGCACCGCGCCGCCTTCGCCGCCCTGCAACCCCGCGCGCGGGCGGAGTTCACCGACCTGGTCAGGGACGCGCGCGCCCGCCGGTGA
- a CDS encoding ATP-binding protein, whose product MRDLPGVRRQFRAWVTDAVADSPQLRANRIEESVLALDELMSNALRHGRAPVDVEVCTSEGGVLLSVADRAAEDPPRPTSTRDPSHGGMGLGMVADFALDCGWFATGDHKVVWAVMPSHDD is encoded by the coding sequence GTGCGCGACCTCCCCGGCGTCCGCCGGCAGTTCCGGGCCTGGGTCACCGACGCGGTGGCGGACTCGCCCCAGCTGCGGGCGAACCGCATCGAGGAGTCCGTGCTGGCCCTCGACGAGCTGATGTCCAACGCGCTCCGGCACGGCCGCGCGCCGGTGGACGTCGAGGTCTGCACCAGCGAGGGCGGGGTGCTCCTCTCCGTCGCAGACCGGGCCGCGGAGGACCCCCCGCGCCCCACGTCCACCCGCGACCCCAGCCACGGCGGCATGGGCCTCGGCATGGTGGCCGACTTCGCGCTGGACTGCGGCTGGTTCGCGACCGGCGACCACAAGGTCGTCTGGGCCGTCATGCCGTCCCACGACGACTGA
- a CDS encoding SDR family oxidoreductase gives MARTTIDITLPDLTGKRAVLTGGSDGIGLVIARRLAAAGADLVLPVRNRGKGEAAVAEIRARVPHASITLAALDLASLDSVAAFAGTLVTEGRPIDVLVNNAGVMTPPQRRTSADGHELQLATNHLGHVALVGHLLPLLRAGRARVTWQSSVAASSNAVHWDDLDWERSYHPQRAYSSSKIAVGLFALELDRRSAAGGWGITSNVSHPGIAPTNLLAAQPGIGRATESRGIRLIRRLSRWGIAGTPETAALPALLAATSPDAAGGRFYGPSRFGHMSGAPAEQPLYRRFRSTEDAQRIWQLSEQLSGVSFPDGGTSARTGQTALDIVRDPV, from the coding sequence ATGGCCCGTACGACGATCGACATCACCCTCCCGGACCTGACGGGAAAGCGGGCAGTCCTCACCGGCGGCAGCGACGGCATCGGCCTGGTGATCGCCCGCCGCCTGGCCGCGGCCGGGGCCGACCTGGTCCTGCCGGTCCGCAACCGCGGCAAGGGCGAGGCCGCGGTCGCCGAGATCCGGGCGCGCGTCCCGCACGCGAGCATCACCCTCGCCGCACTCGACCTGGCCTCGCTCGACTCGGTCGCCGCCTTCGCCGGCACCCTGGTGACCGAGGGCCGGCCGATCGACGTCCTGGTCAACAACGCCGGCGTCATGACGCCCCCGCAGCGGCGGACGTCGGCCGACGGGCACGAGCTGCAGCTCGCGACCAACCACCTCGGCCACGTCGCCCTCGTGGGGCACCTGCTGCCGCTGCTGCGCGCCGGCCGGGCCCGCGTCACCTGGCAGTCGAGCGTGGCCGCGAGCAGCAACGCCGTGCACTGGGACGACCTCGACTGGGAGCGCTCCTACCACCCGCAGCGGGCCTACAGCTCGTCGAAGATCGCCGTCGGCCTCTTCGCGCTGGAGCTCGACCGCCGCAGCGCGGCCGGCGGGTGGGGGATCACGAGCAACGTCTCGCACCCGGGCATCGCCCCGACGAACCTGCTCGCGGCCCAGCCGGGGATCGGGCGGGCCACGGAGTCGCGGGGGATCCGGCTGATCAGGCGGCTCTCGCGGTGGGGCATCGCGGGGACGCCGGAGACCGCCGCGCTGCCCGCCCTGCTCGCCGCGACGTCACCGGACGCCGCCGGTGGGCGCTTCTACGGGCCCAGCCGGTTCGGGCACATGAGCGGGGCGCCGGCCGAGCAGCCGCTGTACCGGCGCTTCCGGAGCACCGAGGACGCGCAGCGCATCTGGCAGCTGTCCGAGCAGCTGTCGGGGGTGTCGTTCCCTGACGGCGGCACGAGCGCCAGGACCGGGCAGACCGCCCTGGACATCGTGCGTGACCCGGTCTGA
- a CDS encoding helix-turn-helix transcriptional regulator, which produces MVIDRAGLAGFLRARREALQPEDVGLPRGARRRTAGLRREEVAALCHMSNDYYTRLERERGPQPSAQMIASIAQGLHLSLDERDHLYRLAGQQPPPRGTGSEHISPGLLRIFDRLGDTPAEIVTELGETLRQTPPAVALVGDAMRYTGPARSRGYRWFTDPAARELHVPEDRAHLSRMYAAGLRAIMTMRGPGSRAAHLADLLLERSQEFRSLWEVHEVGIHVDEVKRYQHPEVGRLVLNCQTLVDPHQAHRLMVYTAVPGTESHEKLQVLTVIGAQSLSLAPSGAEPGDRS; this is translated from the coding sequence GTGGTCATCGATCGAGCCGGGTTGGCAGGGTTCCTACGGGCCCGCCGCGAGGCGCTGCAGCCCGAGGACGTCGGCCTGCCCCGCGGGGCGCGGCGCCGGACCGCCGGCCTGCGGCGCGAGGAGGTCGCGGCCCTCTGCCACATGTCGAACGACTACTACACGCGGCTCGAGCGGGAGCGGGGTCCGCAGCCGTCCGCGCAGATGATCGCCTCGATCGCGCAGGGGCTGCACCTGTCCCTCGACGAGCGCGACCACCTGTACCGGCTGGCCGGGCAGCAGCCGCCGCCGCGCGGAACCGGCAGCGAGCACATCAGCCCCGGGCTGCTGCGGATCTTCGACCGCCTCGGCGACACCCCGGCCGAGATCGTCACCGAGCTGGGCGAGACCCTGCGGCAGACGCCGCCGGCGGTGGCCCTCGTCGGCGACGCCATGCGGTACACCGGCCCGGCGCGCAGCCGGGGCTACCGCTGGTTCACCGATCCGGCGGCCCGCGAGCTGCACGTGCCGGAGGACCGCGCCCACCTGTCCCGCATGTACGCCGCCGGGCTGCGGGCGATCATGACGATGCGGGGACCCGGGTCGCGGGCTGCGCACCTGGCCGACCTCCTGCTGGAGCGGAGCCAGGAGTTCCGCTCCCTGTGGGAGGTCCACGAGGTGGGCATCCACGTCGACGAGGTCAAGCGCTACCAGCACCCCGAGGTGGGCCGGCTGGTGCTGAACTGCCAGACGCTCGTCGACCCGCACCAGGCCCACCGCCTGATGGTCTACACGGCCGTGCCCGGCACCGAGAGCCACGAGAAGCTCCAGGTGCTCACGGTCATCGGCGCGCAGTCCCTGTCCCTCGCGCCCTCCGGCGCGGAGCCGGGTGATCGGTCATGA
- a CDS encoding alpha/beta hydrolase codes for MSPRSRVTGVACALALSVIAVPSAAAAGEPPAAQHLEGTVDDGATPWVADVPAGWNGTVLLYGHGYRPSFAPIPNTPENAPDDETRQALLDRGYALVGSSYERSGWTLDTAAEDQLQTLDAFSAAVGQPSRVLAVGTSMGGLVTGQLAELPGTPIDGALPTCGLVHGGVDLLNYQLDGAHAIAQLLVPAGTDVRLADYGGDLAAVNAAAGTLTDAVLAAQDDPAGRARIALAAALYHLPRWAEGQPEPARRDHEAQVDAQVAQFSTALGFTYPARVDIETTVGGNPSWNAGVDYRALLRHADERVQVEALYRAAGLDLDADLARLTETAAVTPDEGALQRAYATSELTGDLQVPVLSLHTTHDVLAPVQVEEEYAETVRQAGATGLLRQAFVHRLGHCAFTPAELVASVEALDQRVATGRWGAAADPRRLDAAAERLGLGASEILPRYRPAEWLGDRGGLFGRPRY; via the coding sequence ATGTCCCCTCGATCCCGCGTCACCGGCGTGGCCTGCGCCTTGGCCCTCTCCGTCATCGCCGTCCCGTCCGCCGCCGCCGCTGGGGAGCCGCCGGCGGCGCAGCACCTCGAGGGGACGGTGGACGACGGGGCGACCCCGTGGGTCGCCGACGTCCCGGCCGGCTGGAACGGCACCGTGCTGCTCTACGGCCACGGCTACCGGCCCAGCTTCGCGCCCATCCCGAACACCCCCGAGAACGCGCCGGACGACGAGACCCGGCAGGCCCTGCTCGACCGCGGGTACGCGCTGGTCGGGTCGTCCTACGAGCGCAGCGGCTGGACGCTGGACACCGCCGCCGAGGACCAGCTGCAGACGCTGGACGCGTTCAGCGCCGCGGTCGGGCAGCCCTCCCGGGTGCTCGCCGTCGGCACCTCCATGGGCGGCCTGGTGACCGGGCAGCTGGCCGAGCTCCCGGGTACGCCGATCGACGGGGCGCTGCCCACGTGCGGGCTCGTGCACGGTGGCGTCGACCTGCTGAACTACCAGCTCGACGGGGCGCACGCGATCGCCCAGCTGCTCGTGCCCGCGGGCACCGACGTCCGGCTGGCCGACTACGGGGGAGACCTGGCCGCCGTCAACGCCGCGGCGGGCACCCTCACCGACGCCGTCCTGGCGGCGCAGGACGACCCGGCGGGGCGCGCCCGGATCGCCCTCGCCGCCGCGCTCTACCACCTGCCCCGCTGGGCCGAGGGCCAGCCGGAACCGGCTCGCCGGGACCACGAGGCGCAGGTGGACGCGCAGGTCGCCCAGTTCTCGACGGCGCTGGGCTTCACCTACCCGGCGCGGGTCGACATCGAGACCACCGTCGGCGGCAACCCGTCGTGGAACGCCGGGGTCGACTACCGGGCGCTGCTGCGGCACGCCGACGAGCGCGTCCAGGTGGAGGCGCTGTACCGCGCGGCCGGCCTCGACCTGGACGCCGACCTCGCCCGGCTCACCGAGACCGCGGCGGTGACCCCCGACGAGGGCGCGCTGCAGCGGGCGTACGCCACCTCCGAGCTCACCGGCGACCTCCAGGTCCCCGTCCTCAGCCTGCACACCACGCACGACGTCCTGGCGCCGGTGCAGGTCGAGGAGGAGTACGCGGAGACCGTGCGGCAGGCCGGCGCGACGGGCCTGCTGCGCCAGGCGTTCGTGCACCGGCTGGGCCACTGCGCGTTCACCCCGGCGGAGCTGGTCGCCTCCGTCGAGGCCCTCGACCAGCGGGTCGCCACCGGTCGCTGGGGAGCGGCGGCCGACCCCCGCAGGCTGGACGCCGCCGCCGAGCGGCTCGGCCTCGGCGCGTCGGAGATCCTGCCCCGCTACCGGCCGGCCGAGTGGCTGGGTGACCGGGGCGGCCTGTTCGGGCGCCCCCGCTACTGA
- a CDS encoding DUF4342 domain-containing protein, with product MPAANSRYQEIQVAGDELVTRVRELVHEGNVSRLSIKKEDGETVLEVPLTAGVAVAAAGALVWPALVALGAVAALFTHVTIGVERRGADEAPA from the coding sequence ATGCCTGCAGCCAACAGCCGGTACCAGGAGATCCAGGTGGCCGGTGACGAGCTGGTGACCCGCGTGCGCGAGCTCGTCCACGAGGGCAACGTGAGTCGCCTGTCGATCAAGAAGGAGGACGGCGAGACGGTCCTCGAGGTCCCGCTGACCGCGGGCGTGGCGGTGGCTGCGGCCGGGGCGCTGGTCTGGCCGGCGCTCGTCGCCCTCGGCGCCGTCGCCGCCCTCTTCACCCACGTCACGATCGGTGTCGAGCGACGGGGTGCCGACGAAGCCCCCGCCTGA
- a CDS encoding class I SAM-dependent methyltransferase encodes MFLREFVRAPLRTASVVPSSRALAERMIAPLLAASSRADAPVVVELGPGTGAVTAALRAAVPELRYLGVELNPAMADHLAARFPGIDLVRGPASVLPQALAERGLREVDLVVSGLPWQAFAGSDGTALVSAIAAHLAPSGAHTQFTYRWSRWAPPGRRQHRELQRFFGHVDLSPTVWPNVPPAVVYTATLPRPDGV; translated from the coding sequence GTGTTCCTCCGGGAGTTCGTCCGCGCGCCGCTGCGCACGGCGTCCGTGGTGCCGAGCTCCCGGGCCCTGGCGGAGCGCATGATCGCGCCGCTGCTGGCGGCGTCGTCGAGGGCGGACGCGCCGGTGGTGGTGGAGCTGGGACCGGGCACCGGGGCCGTCACCGCCGCCCTGCGCGCAGCGGTGCCCGAGCTCCGCTACCTGGGCGTCGAGCTGAACCCGGCGATGGCCGACCACCTGGCCGCCCGGTTCCCCGGGATCGACCTCGTCCGCGGGCCGGCGTCCGTCCTCCCGCAGGCCCTCGCAGAGCGCGGTCTGCGGGAGGTCGACCTGGTCGTCAGCGGCCTGCCCTGGCAGGCCTTCGCCGGCAGCGACGGCACCGCGCTCGTCTCGGCCATCGCGGCCCACCTCGCCCCGTCGGGGGCGCACACCCAGTTCACCTACCGCTGGAGTCGCTGGGCGCCACCCGGCCGTCGGCAGCACCGCGAGCTCCAGCGGTTCTTCGGCCACGTCGACCTGTCGCCGACGGTGTGGCCGAACGTGCCGCCGGCCGTCGTCTACACCGCGACGCTCCCCCGGCCGGACGGCGTCTGA
- a CDS encoding MMPL family transporter, giving the protein MSRFLHRLGRGTAAHPWRTLAAWLLVAVAATLTAGALGGTPQDDFDVEGAPALAGTEQLREHFPGSGAAGSSAQVVVHDPAGGRLGDADLAELTARVAEVEHVTSVVPPRFSEDRDTALLAVVFDVPVTHPDLAGGLGVDALQSAVDGAADGLQVELGGQLPNTSPEEVQGTGEVAGVVVALLLLTLVLGTVVAAGLPLLVALAGLGVSAAGVTLLAAVTDVSTTAPTVAVMVGLGVGIDYALLLVSRHLEHLRAGVPVVEAAARATATAGRSVVFAAAIVLVSLMGLPLAGVPIYSSYGFATGISVVAVATAALTLVPAFCGLLGRRLLPRRERRGLPPRRRRPSRAPLSARWAAAVARRPVPWALGALVLIGALAAPAFDMRTFPRDVSNNAADSTTRQAYDLIAAEFGPGANGPLTVVVDRAAVGDEGVAAAAERLRAVDDVVAVTGPVVSPDGQVAVLEAQPAFGPADERTPTLLEEVRADLDGAEVTGSTAMFSDISVLLSDRVWLVVGFVVAVSMLLLAAMFRSVVVPLKAAALNLLSIGAAYGVVTAVFQWGWGTGFVGLDHAMPVSSWLPILMFAILFGLSMDYEVFLLSRIREHWLRSGDARASVVQGVAGTGRVISTAAAVMVVVFLGFATESDLVVRQLGLGMAVAVLLDATVVRMVLVPATMTLLGHRSWWLPGWLDRLLPTIEAETADDGGPGAGPARRPHDQELAAAVRR; this is encoded by the coding sequence ATGAGCCGGTTCCTGCACCGGCTCGGCCGCGGCACGGCGGCGCACCCGTGGCGCACGCTCGCGGCCTGGCTGCTCGTCGCCGTCGCGGCCACGCTGACCGCCGGCGCCCTCGGCGGCACGCCCCAGGACGACTTCGACGTCGAGGGCGCCCCCGCGCTGGCCGGCACCGAGCAGCTGCGCGAGCACTTCCCCGGGTCGGGCGCGGCCGGCAGCTCCGCCCAGGTCGTCGTGCACGACCCGGCCGGCGGCCGGCTGGGCGACGCCGATCTCGCCGAGCTGACCGCCCGGGTGGCGGAGGTCGAGCACGTCACGTCGGTCGTACCGCCGCGCTTCTCCGAGGACCGGGACACCGCGCTGCTGGCCGTGGTCTTCGACGTGCCCGTCACCCACCCCGACCTGGCGGGCGGCCTCGGGGTGGACGCGCTGCAGAGCGCGGTGGACGGGGCCGCCGACGGCCTCCAGGTGGAGCTCGGCGGCCAGCTGCCGAACACCTCGCCCGAGGAGGTGCAGGGCACCGGCGAGGTCGCCGGCGTCGTCGTGGCGCTGCTGCTGCTGACGCTCGTCCTGGGGACGGTCGTGGCCGCCGGGCTGCCGCTGCTGGTGGCCCTCGCCGGCCTCGGCGTCTCCGCGGCCGGGGTCACCCTGCTGGCCGCCGTGACCGACGTCAGCACCACCGCCCCGACCGTCGCGGTGATGGTGGGCCTCGGGGTCGGCATCGACTACGCGCTGCTCCTGGTCTCCCGCCACCTCGAGCACCTGCGGGCCGGCGTGCCGGTCGTCGAGGCCGCGGCCCGGGCGACCGCCACCGCGGGCCGGTCGGTGGTTTTCGCGGCGGCGATCGTGCTGGTGTCGCTGATGGGGCTCCCGCTGGCGGGCGTGCCCATCTACTCCTCGTACGGGTTCGCGACCGGCATCTCGGTGGTGGCCGTCGCCACCGCCGCCCTGACGCTGGTCCCCGCGTTCTGCGGGCTGCTCGGCCGGCGGCTGCTGCCCCGGCGGGAGCGGCGCGGCCTGCCGCCCCGGCGGCGGCGACCGTCGCGCGCGCCGCTGTCCGCGCGGTGGGCGGCCGCCGTCGCCCGCCGTCCGGTGCCGTGGGCGCTGGGTGCCCTCGTCCTGATCGGAGCGCTGGCGGCGCCCGCCTTCGACATGCGGACCTTCCCGCGCGACGTGTCCAACAACGCGGCCGACAGCACGACGCGCCAGGCCTACGACCTCATCGCGGCCGAGTTCGGACCGGGCGCGAACGGTCCGCTCACCGTGGTCGTCGACCGAGCGGCCGTCGGCGACGAGGGCGTCGCGGCGGCCGCCGAACGGCTGCGGGCGGTCGACGACGTGGTCGCTGTCACCGGGCCGGTGGTCTCACCCGACGGCCAGGTGGCGGTGCTCGAGGCGCAGCCGGCGTTCGGGCCGGCCGACGAGCGCACGCCCACGCTCCTGGAGGAGGTCCGCGCCGACCTGGACGGCGCGGAGGTCACCGGCAGCACGGCCATGTTCTCCGACATCTCCGTCCTGCTGTCCGACCGGGTGTGGCTGGTCGTCGGCTTCGTCGTCGCGGTGTCGATGCTGCTGCTCGCCGCGATGTTCCGCTCGGTCGTCGTACCGCTGAAGGCGGCGGCGCTGAACCTGCTGTCGATCGGGGCCGCCTACGGCGTGGTGACCGCGGTGTTCCAGTGGGGCTGGGGCACCGGGTTCGTCGGCCTGGACCACGCGATGCCGGTGTCCAGCTGGCTGCCGATCCTGATGTTCGCGATCCTCTTCGGCCTGTCGATGGACTACGAGGTGTTCCTGCTCTCCCGGATCCGGGAGCACTGGCTGCGCAGCGGGGACGCCCGGGCCAGCGTCGTGCAGGGCGTCGCGGGGACCGGCCGGGTCATCTCGACCGCGGCCGCCGTCATGGTGGTCGTCTTCCTCGGCTTCGCCACCGAGTCCGACCTCGTCGTCCGCCAGCTGGGCCTGGGCATGGCCGTCGCCGTGCTGCTGGACGCCACCGTCGTCCGGATGGTGCTCGTGCCGGCCACGATGACCCTGCTCGGTCACCGCAGCTGGTGGCTGCCCGGCTGGCTCGACCGCCTCCTGCCCACGATCGAGGCCGAGACCGCCGACGACGGCGGCCCCGGGGCCGGTCCCGCCCGGCGGCCCCACGACCAGGAGCTGGCAGCCGCCGTCCGCCGCTGA